In Zea mays cultivar B73 chromosome 7, Zm-B73-REFERENCE-NAM-5.0, whole genome shotgun sequence, the following proteins share a genomic window:
- the LOC100276383 gene encoding Protein TIFY 10b: MAASARPGERATSFAVACSLLSRFVRQNGVAAADLGLRIKGEVEQQRTPATTNSLPGAEGEEVERRKETMELFPQSVGFSIKDAAAPREEQGDKEKPKQLTIFYGGKVLVFDDFPADKAKDLMQLASKGSPVVQNVALPQPSAAAAVTTDKAVLDPVISLAAAKKPARTNASDMPIMRKASLHRFLEKRKDRLNAKTPYQTAPSDAAPVKKEPESQPWLGLGPNAVDSSLNLS, translated from the exons ATGGCGGCGTCCGCGAGGCCCGGGGAGAGGGCGACCAGCTTCGCCGTCGCGTGCAGCCTCCTCAGCCGCTTCGTCCGCCAGAACGGCGTCGCGGCTGCCGACCTAGGCCTCAGGATCAAAG GCGAGGTCGAGCAGCAGAGGACGCCGGCGACAACTAACTCGCTCCCCGGAGCGGAGGGCGAGGAGGTCGAAAGGAGGAAGGAGACCATGGAGCTGTTCCCGCAGAGCGTCGGGTTCAGCATCAAGGATGCTGCTGCCCCTAG GGAGGAGCAAGGAGATAAAGAGAAGCCTAAGCAGCTCACAATCTTCTATGGCGGGAAGGTGCTGGTATTTGACGATTTCCCCGCCGACAAGGCAAAGGATCTGATGCAGCTGGCCAGCAAGGGCAGCCCAGTGGTACAGAACGTTGCTTTGCCTCAACCCTCTGCAGCAGCTGCTGTCACTACTGACAAGGCCGTGCTGGACCCGGTCATCAGCTTGGCCGCTGCTAAGAAGCCTGCTCGCACAAATGCTTCTG ATATGCCTATTATGAGGAAGGCTTCTCTTCACCGCTTCCTTGAGAAGAGAAAAGATCG CCTCAATGCAAAGACACCATATCAAACTGCTCCTTCAGATGCCGCACCAGTCAAGAAGGAGCCTGAGAGCCAGCCATGGCTCGGATTAGGACCGAATGCCGTGGATTCCAGCCTGAACCTCAGCTAG